One region of Nitrospirota bacterium genomic DNA includes:
- a CDS encoding outer membrane beta-barrel protein: MRYCLLAFAAMAFLVSPLQARGAEESANYFVLKAGGLFPTDDLEDLGFDAGFNGEMAVGHYLNRYFSLELGSGYFRTETDEDGADSTVWTVPLTVTARGSYTLGRLEAYAGLGGGVYFVHFDFSGAPAVKDRDALAGGHVMAGAHYFLTDYVFMGVEGKYTLTEEADLDDAIPLELNINGFTASATLGFRF, from the coding sequence ATGAGATACTGCCTCTTGGCCTTCGCGGCGATGGCATTCCTGGTGAGCCCGCTTCAGGCAAGAGGGGCCGAGGAAAGTGCGAATTACTTCGTCCTCAAGGCCGGGGGCTTGTTCCCCACGGACGACCTGGAGGACCTGGGCTTTGACGCGGGGTTCAACGGGGAGATGGCGGTGGGGCACTACCTGAACCGTTACTTTTCCCTGGAGCTGGGCTCCGGGTATTTCCGGACCGAGACCGACGAGGACGGGGCGGACTCCACGGTCTGGACCGTCCCTCTCACCGTAACGGCCCGGGGGAGCTATACCCTGGGGAGGCTCGAGGCCTACGCGGGGCTGGGCGGCGGCGTGTACTTCGTCCATTTCGACTTCTCCGGCGCCCCGGCGGTGAAGGACAGGGACGCCCTGGCCGGAGGGCATGTCATGGCCGGCGCCCATTATTTTCTGACCGACTATGTCTTCATGGGCGTCGAGGGCAAGTACACCCTCACCGAGGAAGCGGACCTCGATGATGCGATCCCCCTGGAGCTGAACATAAACGGCTTCACGGCCTCCGCGACGCTGGGCTTTCGCTTCTGA